Proteins encoded by one window of Elaeis guineensis isolate ETL-2024a chromosome 12, EG11, whole genome shotgun sequence:
- the LOC114914700 gene encoding putative serine/threonine-protein kinase-like protein CCR3: MRWQRSGLSSFKDRTMEFTFAELTIATKSFSLDTKIIDGAGVERRSPISEGSGDGGYMDIEYYGLHHLIVKSDVYELGVVMLEVLTEKRAIFKNGEGGDPTSVVDYAVPRIVARELARVIDSRVSSSEANEMEAVKMVAYTMVHCMSLEGKDRPFMADVVTKLERFLALCEDSHGSISSTSIFLASVD, from the coding sequence ATGAGGTGGCAGAGGAGTGGTCTGTCATCGTTCAAGGATAGGACGATGGAGTTCACCTTCGCCGAGCTCACCATCGCCACTAAAAGTTTCTCCTTGGATACCAAAATCATTGATGGGGCCGGAGTCGAACGGCGGTCACCTATTAGCGAGGGCAGCGGGGACGGTGGATACATGGATATTGAGTACTACGGGCTCCACCATTTGATAGTGAAGAGTGACGTCTACGAGCTTGGGGTGGTGATGTTGGAGGTGTTGACGGAAAAAAGAGCGATCTTTAAGAATGGGGAGGGTGGGGATCCAACTAGCGTGGTGGACTATGCGGTGCCGAGGATCGTAGCCAGAGAGTTGGCACGGGTGATAGATTCGCGGGTGTCGTCGTCGGAGGCGAACGAGATGGAGGCAGTGAAGATGGTGGCATACACCATGGTGCACTGCATGAGCCTCGAGGGGAAGGATCGGCCCTTTATGGCTGACGTCGTCACCAAGCTCGAGAGATTTCTTGCGCTTTGCGAGGATAGCCATGGCAGCATCTCCAGCACCAGCATCTTCCTCGCCTCTGTCGATTGa